The genomic segment GGATGAGAGACACCCGTCGTGACGCACGATGACCGGTGGGCGCGTCTAGCGTGGACTCCGTGGCGCTCTCTCTCGCGGTCTCTCCGTGCCCCAATGACACGTTCGTCTTCCACGCTCTCGTGCACGGGCTCATCCCCGGCACCCCTGAGGTCAATCTGACCTTCGCCGACGTCGACGTGACCAACACGGCGGCCGAGCGTGGCGAGTTCGACCTGGTCAAGGTCAGCTATGCGGCGCTGCCCTGGCTGCTCGACGACTACGAGCTGCTGCCGACCGGGGGCGCGCTGGGCCGGGGCTGCGGGCCGCTGGTGCTGACCCGTGAGCCGGGCGTCGACCTGACCGGCAAGACGGTGGCGGTGCCAGGTGACCGCACGACGGCCTATCTGCTGTTCCGTTTGTGGTCGGCCGACCGGGCGCCGGGTCGCATCGAGGTCGTCCCGTTCCACCAGATCATGCCGGGGGTGGCCGAGGGCCGGTTCGACGCCGGCCTGGTCATCCACGAGGCCCGTTTCACTTACCAGCGGCACGGGTTGCACGCGCTGGCCGACCTGGGTGAGTGGTGGGAGTCCGATACCGGCCTGCCCATCCCGCTGGGCGCGATCCTGGCCAGGAAGGGCGTGGTCGACCCGGCCGAGGCCACCGAGTGGATCCGCAACTCGGTCAGCATGGCCTGGGCCAACCCCGACGCGAGCCGCGAGTTCGTGCTGGCCAACGCGCAGGAGATGGAGCCCGAGGTCGTCCAGCAGCACATCGATCTCTACGTCAACGAGTTCACGCTGGAGCTGGGCCGAGACGGACTCGCCGCCGCCGACGCCCTGTTGCAGCGTGCGGCAGCGGCGGGTCTCACGCCTGCTGTGAAGCCGTTCCTCTAGGAAATATCAGGCCTCGAATTCTTTCGCGACCGCGTGCACAAGCTGTGCGATCTTCTGCGAGACGCGCTTGTCGGGATACCGCCCGCGGCTCAGCCCCGGCTGCACCTGTGACTCCAGCACCTTGATCATGTCTTCGACCATGCTGTGGAGTTCCTCGGCCGGCCGGCGGCGCAGCTCGGACAACGACGGCGGGGCGTCGATCAGTTTGACCCCCATCGCCTGCGCGCCCTTGCGGCTGTCGACCACGCCGAACTCGACCCGCTGACCCGTTTTCAGCTCGGCCACCCCGGCCGGCAGCGCGCCCTTGGGCAGGAACACGTCGCCGCCCTCATCGCTGGTGACGAAGCCGAATCCCTTCGCCGCGTCATACCACTTCACTCGACCCGTGGGCACCGCTGACCTCAACTTCACTCATTGGTTACAACCGCTCACCGCAAGGCTACTTAAGCGGTGGGCCCGGACCCAACTGCAATCCGGCGCAGCAGCGGCGGCAGCCCGGTGAGGTCGCCGAGCACGTACGCCGCTCCGGCGCCGCGCAACTCGTCGGGCGTGCACGGCCCGGTGGCCACACCGATCCCGGGCACCCCGGCCGTACGCGCGGCCACCATGTCGCCCACGTGGTCACCGACGTACCAGCGCACGCCGTGCTCGGTCAGCGCGGCCGCCTTGCCCTCGGCGAACAAATCACCCGCGAGCTCGTCGGCGACCAGCCCGAGGTGGTCGAGGTGCAGCGCGGCCAGCCGGCCCAGCTTCGATGTGACCACCACAACACGCAGGCCCAGCTCGCGCACGGCGGCCAGCGCCTCGACCGCGCCCTTCATGGGCACGGTCGGGGTGATCGCGTAGTCGACGTAGAGCGCGCGATAGGTGGTGACCGCCTCCTCGACCTGGTCGGCCGGGAACCAGTGCGCGAGTTCGGTGCGCAGCGGCGGCCCCAGGCGGGTGACCGCGAGGTCGGCGTCGACGGGGACGCCGGTGCGCTCGGTCAGCGCCCGGTAGGCGGCGTGAATGCCGGGCCGGGAGTCGATCAGGGTCATGTCCAGGTCGAACCCGACCGCACTACTCACGCGGGGGTCGACGGGATGTACTTCAGCTCGCCGACCGGCAGCGGGAAGGTCTGGTCGTCACCGAACGGCGACGGCGCGGCGGCCCGGTCGGAGAGGATCTCGGAGACGTCCATGTGACCCTTCATGTCGACCGGCTGCGTCTGGCGAGGACCGGCGCCTCCCTCGACGGCGGTACCCGGCAACTTGTTCTTCGCGGCCACAGATGTCCCCTTCAGCGTCCGTACAGATCGGTGTCGCGGCCAAGCCGGACACCTCAATATCGTCCCATGACCGCTAGCGTTGAACACGATGGCCACCACATTCGCCGATCAACTCCGGTCGCTGACCGATGAGGCGCTGAGCGCGCTCGTCCAGCTGCGGCCCGACCTCGTCGTGCCCGTGCCGGCCGACATCACCGCGCTCGCCGTGCGGGCCCAGTCCCGCGGCTCGGT from the Paractinoplanes abujensis genome contains:
- a CDS encoding 1,4-dihydroxy-6-naphthoate synthase, translating into MALSLAVSPCPNDTFVFHALVHGLIPGTPEVNLTFADVDVTNTAAERGEFDLVKVSYAALPWLLDDYELLPTGGALGRGCGPLVLTREPGVDLTGKTVAVPGDRTTAYLLFRLWSADRAPGRIEVVPFHQIMPGVAEGRFDAGLVIHEARFTYQRHGLHALADLGEWWESDTGLPIPLGAILARKGVVDPAEATEWIRNSVSMAWANPDASREFVLANAQEMEPEVVQQHIDLYVNEFTLELGRDGLAAADALLQRAAAAGLTPAVKPFL
- a CDS encoding HAD family hydrolase — encoded protein: MSSAVGFDLDMTLIDSRPGIHAAYRALTERTGVPVDADLAVTRLGPPLRTELAHWFPADQVEEAVTTYRALYVDYAITPTVPMKGAVEALAAVRELGLRVVVVTSKLGRLAALHLDHLGLVADELAGDLFAEGKAAALTEHGVRWYVGDHVGDMVAARTAGVPGIGVATGPCTPDELRGAGAAYVLGDLTGLPPLLRRIAVGSGPTA
- a CDS encoding cold-shock protein → MPTGRVKWYDAAKGFGFVTSDEGGDVFLPKGALPAGVAELKTGQRVEFGVVDSRKGAQAMGVKLIDAPPSLSELRRRPAEELHSMVEDMIKVLESQVQPGLSRGRYPDKRVSQKIAQLVHAVAKEFEA